In Solea senegalensis isolate Sse05_10M linkage group LG6, IFAPA_SoseM_1, whole genome shotgun sequence, one genomic interval encodes:
- the LOC122770546 gene encoding dynein axonemal light chain 4: MAGTGEGKKEEDYKRLHSFPLIRHTDMPEEMRVETMELCVTACEKFATNNESAAKMIKESMDKKFGSSWHVVIGEGFGFEVTHEVKNLLYMFFGGSLAVCVWKCS; encoded by the exons ATGGCTGGGACTGGCGAGGGGAAGAAGGAAGAGGACTACAAGAGACTGCACAGCTTTCCTCTCATCAGG CACACAGACATGCCCGAAGAGATGAGGGTTGAGACTATGGAGCTGTGTGTCACAGCCTGTGAAAAGTTTGCCACCAACAATGAG AGTGCAGCGAAAATGATCAAAGAGTCCATGGACAAGAAATTTGGCAGCTCGTGGCACGTTGTGATCGGCGAAGGCTTCGGTTTCGAGGTCACGCACGAAGTGAAGAACCTGCTCTACATGTTCTTCGGCGGGAGCCTGGCCGTGTGCGTGTGGAAGTGTTCGTAG